Genomic window (Equus asinus isolate D_3611 breed Donkey chromosome 13, EquAss-T2T_v2, whole genome shotgun sequence):
atcatccagacagaaaatcagcaaggaaacagtggaattaaatgaaaagctaaaccaagtggacttaatagacatatacagaacactccatccaaataCAGAAGAGACATTCTTCTCGAGCAtgcatgggacattctcaaggatagaccatatgttgggaaacaagacaagcctcaataaatttaagaagattgaactaataacaagcatcttttccaatcacaatgtaTGAAGCTGGacattaattagaagaaaaaagctgagaaagagacaaagatgtggagactaaacaacaggctattgaacaagcaatggatcattgaagaaattaaaggaggaatcaaaaaatatctggagacaaacgaaaattaAAACGTCCCATACCAACTCACGTGAGACGCAGCAGAAGCagtcctaagaaggaaattcatcgcaatacaggcacaccttaccagacaagaaaaatcccaaataagcaatctcaaactacacctaactgaattagaaaaagaagaacaaagcccaaagtcagcagaaggagggaaataataaaaatcagaccagaaataaatgctattgaaacaaaaaaggcagtagaaaggatcaatgaaacaaagagctggttctttgagaagataaacaaaattgacaaacccctagccagtcttacaaagaaaaaaagagagaaagctcagataaataaacttagaaatgaaaaaggacaaataacaatggataccacagaaatacaacggattataagagaataccacgaaaagctatatgccaacaaaaatgggcaatctagaggaaatggatgaattcttagactcttacaatctcacAAAgctcaatcaagaagaaatagataatctgaacagaccaatcacaagtgaagagattgaaacagtaatcaaaagcattccaaagaataaaagcccaggaccagacagctcccctggggaattctatcaaactttcagagaggatttactaTCTATCCTTcccaagctattccaaaaaattagggaagacacattctatgaggccaacatcactctgataccaaagtctgacaaggacaacacaaaaaaggaaaactacaaaccaatactgctgatgaacatagatgccaaaatcctcaacaaaatattggcaacctgaatacggcaatacatcaaaaagatcatacaccatgatcaagtgggatttataccagggacacagggatggttcaacatccgcaaatcaatgtgatacaccacatcaacaaattgtggaataaaaaccacacgatcatctcaatagatgcagagaaagcatttgacaagacccaacagcagtttatgataaaaactcttaacaaaatggggatagaaggcaattacctcaatataataaaggccatatatgacaaacccacagccaatatcatactcagtgggcaaaaactgagcaccatccctctaagaacaagaacaagacaaggatgcccactatcaccactcttatttaacgtactggaggttttggccagagcaattaggcaagagaaaggaataaatggaatccaggggctggccccgtggccgagtggttaagtttgcgtgctccgctgcaggcggcccagtgttttgttggtttgaatcctgggtgcggacatggcactgctcatcaaaccatgctgaggtggcatcccacatgccacaactagaaggacccacaacgaagaatatacaactatgtactggggggctttggggagaaaaggggaaaaaaataaaatctttaaaaaaaaaaaaaaaggaatccaaatagggagagaagaagtgaaactctcactgtttgcagacaacatgatcgtatatatagaaaaccctaaagaatccattggaaaactattagaaataattaacaactacagtaaagttgcagggtacaaaatcaacttacaaaaatcagttgcatttctctactaacaaacttacagaaagagaactcaagaacagaaTTCCATTTACCAtcgccataaaaagaatgaagtatctaggaataaatttaaccaaggaggtgaaggacttatacaatgaaaactacaagacgttattgaaagaaatagatgatgacataaagagatgggaagagatTCCACggacatgtattggaagaataaacatagttaaaatgttcatactacccaaagcaatctacagatccaatgcaatcccaatcagaatcccaatgacattcttcacggttacagaacaaggaatcctaaaattcatatggggcaaccaaagaccccgaactGCTACAGCACCAccgggaaaaaagaacaaagctggaggcatcataatccctgccttcaaaatgtactacaaagccacagttatcaaaacggcatggtactggcacaaaaacaggcacacagatcaatggaacagaaattttaaaaagcccagaaataaaaccacacatctacagacagctaatcttcaacaaaggtgctaagcatctacaatggagaaaagacagtcccttcaataaatggtgctgggaaaactagacagctacgtgcaaaagaacgaaagtagaccattatctcacgccatacacaaaaataaactcaaaatggatcaaagacttgaaggtaagtcctgaaaccataaaactcctggaagacaatacaggtagtacactctgatgattttaaaaggatctttttgaataccatgtcttctcagacaagagaaacaaaagaaaaaataaacaagtgggacttcatcagactaaagagcttcggTAAGGCAAAAGAAACgaggatcaaaacaaagaacaacccaccaactgggagaaaatatttgcaaatcatatatctgacaagggcttaatctacataaaatataaggaactcacacaagtgaaccacaaaaaaacaaacagcccaatcaaaaaatgggcagaggatatgaacatttttccaaagaagatagacagacggccaataggcacatgaaaaaatgttcaacaccactaatcatcagggaaacgcaaatcaaaactacagtaagacaccaccttatgcctgttaaaattgctataatcactaagactaaaaataacaaatgttggagagggtgtggagaaaagggaacccacatacactgctggtgggaatgcaaactggagcagtcactatggaaaacagtatggagattcctcaaaaaactaaaaatagaactaccatacaacccagccaccccactactgggtatctacccagacaacttgaaatcaacaatccaaagtagcatatgcacccctatgttcactgcagcactattcacaatagccaagatatggaaacaatccaagcgcccatcaactgatgattggataaagaaaaagtcatatatatatatacacacacacacacacacacacacacacacacaatggaatactactcagccataaaaaagataaaattatcctatttgcaacgacatggatggacctggaggaaattatgctaagtgaaaaaagccagactgagaaagacaaacaccatatgatttcactcatatgtggaatatgaataCACTAATGGacgaagaaaacagttcagtggttaccaggggaagggagtgggtggtgagcacagggggtgaaggggagcacttacgtggtaacagacaagaaacaacgtacaactgaaatctcacaatgatataaactatACGAactcaatacaaaaaaaaaaaaaaaaaaaattcaacacccttcACGACAAAAGGCATTTACAAAAAACCCATgaccaacatcacactcaatggtgaaagattgaaagttttttcctaacatcaggaacaagagaaggatgttCACTTTTGCCACTGCTATACAAGATTACTAGAAGTTCTAACCAGAGCTATTAggcaagaagaacaaataaaaaacatccaaattggaaaggaagaagcagaattatctctattcacagacaacatgatcttaaagacaaaaatcctaaagaagccatacacacacacaaacctattAGTGCTAATAAATCCAGCAAAGTGGCACGGTACAAGATCTACACACAAAAACcagtagcaatgaacaatctgaaaaggaagttaaaaaaacAGTTCTACTTACCATAGCATCCAAAAGCATGAATAAAACGACAACatactgctgaaagaaattaaagacctaaataaatgggaagacaaTCCGTGTGCATAGACTAGGAGACTTACTATTAAGAAGGCGATACTGGGGCCATCcctctggctgagtggttaagtttgtgctctctacttcagcgtcccagggtttcgctggtttggatcctgcatgtggacatggcaccgctcatcaagccatgttgaggcagcatcccacatagcagacccagaaggacccacagctagaacatacaactatgtactgggggtctttggggagaagaagaaaataagaaacagcaattctccccaaagtgatctacagattcaatgcaatccttattaaaattctaatagtctttcttgaagaaatggaaaaggcgATCCTAAAATTCACGTGGAATTGCAAagggccccaaatagccaaaacaatcttttctttcttttttttttgaggaagattagccctgagctaacatcggctgccaatcctcctctttttcctgaggaagactggccctgagctaacatccatgcccatcttcctctacgttatatgtgggacagctaccacagcatggcttgccaagcgatgccttgtccatacccaggatcccaaccagcgaaccccaggctgctgaagcagaatgtgcgaacttaaccactgcgccacggggctggccctaccaaaacaatcttgaaagagaagaccaaagttggaggactcacacagCCCAATTTCAACACTTACTACCAAGCTACAGTAAATGAAAACAATGTCGTACTAGCAAAAGGACAgaacaatggaatagaactgagagtcccgaaataaacccaaacatctacagtcaattgatttttgacaagggtgcaaaGACCATCAAATGGTGCtaagaaaaactggaaattcaCATGCAAGAGAATAAAGCTAGATTCTTACTTTACACCACATAGAAAAAGCAACTCACAATGGATCgatgacctaaatataagagctaacaCTCGAAGACAACTTGgggcaaatcttcatgaccttggatttggcaatggtttcttagatttAATACTAAAAGCAtaatcaacaaaaaaagaaaaaaatagataaatgagcctccatcaatattaaaaacttttgtgcatcaaaggtcactatcaagaaagtgaaaacacaactgatagtatgggagaaaatatctgcaaatcatgtatctaacAAGGATGTAGTAtcatgaatatataaagaactcttacaactcaacaacaaaaaagacaaacaacccaattcaaaaatgggcaaaagacatggagagacatctctccaaagaagatacacaacgGCCAACCAGCACATGAAGATACTCAGTGTCACTGGTcattcaggaaaatgcaaatcaaacctagAGTGAGatatttcacacccactagaatggtgataatcaaaaaagtgaaaaataacaagtgttggggagaaaCTGGAACATGGCTGGTGAGAACGTAAACTatttcagccactatggaaaacagtttggcagttcctcacaAAGCTAAACACAGAGTTAACttacgacccagcaattctactcctaggaatttaccccaaagaactgaaaacagatatTCAAACAAAAAACTTGTTCATGAATGTTaatagcagctctattcacaatagccaaaaggtgcaaccaacccaaatgtccaccaactgacgaacggataaacaaaatgggatctggaatggaatattattcagccacaaacaggaagaaaatactaatagctacaacatggatggatttcagatatatcatgctaagtgaaggaaacctgacaaaaggccacatgttatATGAttgttttgggctttttttgctgaggaagattggccctgagctagcgtctgtgccagtctccctctattttgtacgcCAAACGccccacagcgtggctgacgagCGATGtcggtccgcgcctgggatccgaacctgcgaacccaggccgccgaagtgagCGGTCAAAGGTACCCGCTGCGCCACGGGCCGGACCCTACTTGGTTCTTCTTATATGAactgtccagaacaggcagatccttggggacagaaagcagactagGCTTGCCAGGGGCCGGGAGGAGCGGGGAACGAGGACTGACTGCTTGAAGGCTACGGGGTTTCCTGCTGGTGTAATAAAAACCTGACACTAGGCAGACGTGACGGTTACACAGCACTGCGAACGTACTGAACGTACTGAATTGTGCACCTCAAAACGACTAACATGCTAAGTGGACGTGCACTTTGACACTTGCACATAAAGCACAGGGTGCTCGGGCCCCTCGTGATGCGCCTCCAGCGGCCTCCCCTCCAGGCCACCTCCCAGCTGCTCACGCGAACCGGCTGCCGTTTCCCGCCGTCGGGCCGTTCTTCGCACGGGCTGCTTCCGCCAGCGGGCAAAGCGGCCCCGCCTCAGCGCCAACATTCAAGCAAAAAACACGTGCGAGCGCGTCCCGCGGTCCCCGCCCCGCGCCAGGCAGTAGGAGAGCCGCGGCCGGGGGAGCAGCCGGCAGCCCCCGAGCCCGGAGCCCGCGGCGGGCGTCGGACGACGGCCGCGGAACCGCACCTGCGCACACGCCGCCGCGTCCCCGCCCGGCCGGGCGCGCCGACACCCAGGCGCGGGCCCCCCCCGCACACGGCCGGGTGGCAACGCGCCTGCTTACCCGCCTCGCGCGGCCGTCGGACAGCAGGTCGGCGATCCCCTTGGCCGCGTCGTTCTTCTCGGCCACACAGAGGATCTTCCGCACGCCTCGGAACGCCACCTCCATGGCGGCGCGGGACAAAGGCCGGACTCGGGGCCGCCGCAGCCACCGGAGCGCGCAGCGGCCAGCCGGGAAGAGCATCCCTAGGTCCCGCAGCCACGGCCGCTCCCCGGGCGCCCGCGCATGCTGGGGGAGCCGGAGGTGAGGTCCGCCCGGTGCCCACCCTAAGGGAACTAGAGCGTCAGGgagccgccaccgccgccgcccgCGGCCCAGGCACCTCCCACCAGCCCACCGGGCTTCAGAGCAGCGGCGACCACGCCTTCTCCTCACCACTACCGCCTCGCGCCGAATCCTGTACCTCGGCAGCCGCTTCCGCCCGCCTTCTCGGGCCACTTCCGCCCGGCGCGAGTCCCACAGGACCGCGAACTACAACTCCCAGACTGCCCCGCGTTACGGGGCCACTCGTCCCAGCACGTTTCCGATTCTCCGCCTCACTTCCTTTCCTTCTGGTCAGTGGTTGGCTAGTCGATTCGTCCTTGGGAGAGGCCTCTCGATAGTCCCGCCCAAGCTTCTCTTGCTCACGATGTTTTTCTCTCCTGCCGGGAACTCTGCGCGGACGCTTCCGGGTCACGCGACGTGGACACTGAGAGTCATGTGATACCAAGATGGCGTCGCCGCGGTAGCTGGCTTCGGGTTGTGGCGTCCAAGGAGTTGCGACGGTTTCTGCGCTCGGGCCGTGGGGACCGCAACGCTTGGCTGGTCCCTGCGGCGGCCCGTAGCCCTTCCTTAGGCGTTCGTTCAGTGCTGGGGCTTTTTCTGTCGCGGTGGGTTCGGGGAAGTGCTGGTGACCTCGCTGCAGGTGCCCTGCGCCGGCCGCGATACCCGGAGGAGGAGAAAGTCAACTGGCTTCCCCGGTCTTCTGGACCTGCGGAGTTCATGAGGCCTCCGAGGGCACTGGAGGAGCTACACTTCTGAGGGGGCTGCCTAGTACCCCTGAGGGTAGACGAAGACCGCAGCGACTTTGCTTCCTCCTCCACAGGCCTGGCTTCCCCGCGTTGATTACCCCCGCATCCTCTCCCACTTCCTCTCAATGTGCTCTCCATATATCTGGAAATATGATCAGCGCCCCTGACGTGGTGGCCTTCACTAAAGAAGACGAGTACGAGGAGGAACCTTACAATGAGCCGGCTCTACCCGAGGAGTACTCGGTGCCTCTTTTTCCCTTCGCCAGCCAGGGAACTAACCCATGGTCCAAACTGTCCGGGGCCAAGTTCTCTCGAGACTTCATccttatttctgagttctctgagcAGGTGGGACCCCAACCCTTGCTGACCATCCCCAATGACACCAAAGTTTTTGGTACTTTTGATCTCAATTACTTCTCTTTGCGGATCATGTCTGTGGATTACCAGGCCTCTTTCGTGGGCCATCCCCCTGGTTCTGCTTACCCCAAACTGAACTTCGTGGAGGACTCCAAGGTGGTGCTGGGAGACTCCAAGGAAGGAGCCTTTGCATATGTGCACCACCTTACCCTGTATGACCTGGAGGCCCGTGGCTTCGTGAGGCCCTTTTGCATGGCTTATATCTCAGCAGATCAGCACAAAATCATGCAGCAGTTCCAGGAGCTTTCAACTGAATTTTCTAAAGCTTCTGAGTGCTTGAAGACAGGCAACAGGAAGGCATTTGCTGGGGAACttgaaaaaaaactgaaagacTTGGATTACACCAGGACAGTGCtgcacacagaaacagagatccAGAAGAAAGCTAATGACAAAGGCTTTTACTCATCTCAGGCAATTGAGAAAGCCAATGAACTGGCCAGCGTAGAGAAGTCCATCATTGAACATCAAGACCTGCTGAAGCAGATCCGCTCATACCCTCATCGGAAGTTGAAGGGGTCCGATCTGTGTTCTGGGGAGATGGAACGCATCCAGGATCAGCCGGACCAGGCAGCCACTACCTCTAACCCTGATGAGTCTGTTGACACAGACCTTTTTACCTGCAGGCCCAGCTACACCCCCAAACTCATCAAAGCAAAGTCCACCAAGTGTTTTGACAAGAAGTTGAAGACCTTGGAAGAGCTCTGTGACACTGAGTATTTCACTCAGACCCTGGCTCAGCTCAGGCACATTGAGCACATGTTCAGAGGAGACCTGTGCTACCTCCTGACCAGCCAGATTGACAGAGCACTACTAAAGCAACAGCATGTAACAAACTTCCTTTTTGAAGACTTGGTGGAGGTCAGTGACAGGGTGGTAGAGAAACAAAAGAGTTCACCCCCTCAGCCCTGTCAAGACAGGCCACTTTCCAGGTCTCTAGAAGAATGTCCGATCCCTCAAGTGTTAATTAGCATTGGCTCTTACAAGTCTAGCGTGGAGTCTGTGCTGATCAAGATGGAGCAGGAACTGGGAGATCAGGAGTACAAGGAAGTGGAAGTGACGGAATTGAGCAGTTTTGATGCCCAGGAAAACTTGGACTATCTGGATTTGGATATGAAAGGGAGTATCAGCAGTGGTGAAAGCATTGAGGTTTTAGGCACGGAGAAGTCCACCTCTGTGCTGTCTAAGTCTGACAGCCAGGCCAGCCTCACGGTGCCATTAAGCCCACAAGTGGTCCGGAGCAAAGCTGTCAGCTACAGGACCATCAGTGAGGACAGTATTGAAGTCCTCAGCACCTGCCCTTCTGAGGCCCTCATCCCTGACGACTTTAAGGCCAGCTACCCAAGTGCCATTAATGAAGAAGAATCATACGCAGGTGACAGTGAGGGAGCCATCCACTTCCAGGCAAGCATCAGCCCGCCAGTGCTGGATGAGGCAGAGGAGGGCAGCTTGGAAAACACTCCGTCACAAACAGACTCCTCCTGCTGCATTGGGAAGGAGAGTGACAGTCTGGGAGTGCCACCCTCCACTCCAGTCCACACACTCTCTGACGAGGATGGAGTAGTTAGCAGCCCCCCACAGCACTACAGGCAGAAGGACCAGGGGTTCCCTGTGGACTTGGCAGTGGAAAATGCCCACCCTTCCCAAGACAACACTTCTGAAGGCTTCCCTGCTTATGAACTTGACCCAAGCCGCCTGCTGGCTAGCCGGGATGTTAGTAAGAGCAGCCTGGACAACTACTCAGACACCACCAGCTATGTGAGCAGTGTAGCCTCCACCAGCTCGGACAGGACTCCCTCCTCTGCTCATCCTGCTGGCCCCTCTTCAGAGAGGCATCAAAAGAGGGCTGGCCAGAACGCCTTAAAATTCATCCGCCAGTACCCCTTTGCCCACCCAGCCATCTACTCCCTGCTCAGCGGGAGGACGCTCGTGGTCCTGGGGGAGGACGAGGCCATAGTCAGGAAGCTTGTGACAGCATTGTCCATCTTTGTCCCCAACTACAGCCGCTCTGTCAAACCTGTGAAGCATTGGGTCTCCTCCCCTTTGCACATTATGGATTTTCAGAAGTGGAAGCTTATTGGTCTGCAGAGGTAATTGGTTACAGGTGGTGGGGAAGGGCCCTGTCCAATTAGAGATGAGGCTTCAGATGTCCATCCCTCTGGGTGAGGTTAAGAAATGGGTGTGGCGGACCCCAAATCAGGAGGCCTGGCCACCAGGCTGAGCCCAGCAGCGATTCACTATGTTTCTTTTGGCAAATCATTCCCCTTGCCTGGCCTCCTGTCCCCCTGCCCGTCACATGAGGGGACCGCAGTTCTTAAGTAGTTGCCAAACTTGGTCTGCACCCTGCTGGCTCAGAATTATTGGGgagaattttttattattattatttttccctatagattggcagctgagctaacaactgttgccaatttttttttcttctgctttatctccccaaattcccctggTACCttgttgcatatcctagttgcagatccttctagttgtggcaggtgggacgccgcctcaacgtggcctgacgagcggtgccaggtccacacccagaatccgaactggcaaaaccctgggccgccacagcagagcgcgtgaacttaaccacttggccatggggccggccctgggagGATATTTTAAATCATgggttcctgggccccacccccagaaattctgattcagttggtgtGGGGTAAGACATGGAATTTATCTGGTGTATAGCAAGGTTTGAGAAGGACTGAACTTCTAGATCTCAGGTCCTTGCTGATTCCCAGAACACACGATGGTGTAACTAAGGAGAGAGCTGCTTCTGAGAAAGGGCTGTGGTAGTAATAGGAGCAGGCAGCCATCACTGGTGAGAGGGACATCAGAGGGCTCCCGTGGCTTTCACTCCACTGTCCTGGTTGCCCTAGAAGGCTGTCCTAATAAGGAAATGCAAgagccagttccttcttcctctctttaaatgctttctatttcatttcctcATGTTACCCAACTTAAGCTTTAGgagattctttctgtttttccaaatACTCCTTGAGAAGTTGTGTGGCGCAAAGGACTCTCCCTCAGCATATGCACTGTGTTCTGCTTCCTCATTCTCTGAACCCCACTTCGCTCCTCTC
Coding sequences:
- the SMCR8 gene encoding guanine nucleotide exchange protein SMCR8, which translates into the protein MISAPDVVAFTKEDEYEEEPYNEPALPEEYSVPLFPFASQGTNPWSKLSGAKFSRDFILISEFSEQVGPQPLLTIPNDTKVFGTFDLNYFSLRIMSVDYQASFVGHPPGSAYPKLNFVEDSKVVLGDSKEGAFAYVHHLTLYDLEARGFVRPFCMAYISADQHKIMQQFQELSTEFSKASECLKTGNRKAFAGELEKKLKDLDYTRTVLHTETEIQKKANDKGFYSSQAIEKANELASVEKSIIEHQDLLKQIRSYPHRKLKGSDLCSGEMERIQDQPDQAATTSNPDESVDTDLFTCRPSYTPKLIKAKSTKCFDKKLKTLEELCDTEYFTQTLAQLRHIEHMFRGDLCYLLTSQIDRALLKQQHVTNFLFEDLVEVSDRVVEKQKSSPPQPCQDRPLSRSLEECPIPQVLISIGSYKSSVESVLIKMEQELGDQEYKEVEVTELSSFDAQENLDYLDLDMKGSISSGESIEVLGTEKSTSVLSKSDSQASLTVPLSPQVVRSKAVSYRTISEDSIEVLSTCPSEALIPDDFKASYPSAINEEESYAGDSEGAIHFQASISPPVLDEAEEGSLENTPSQTDSSCCIGKESDSLGVPPSTPVHTLSDEDGVVSSPPQHYRQKDQGFPVDLAVENAHPSQDNTSEGFPAYELDPSRLLASRDVSKSSLDNYSDTTSYVSSVASTSSDRTPSSAHPAGPSSERHQKRAGQNALKFIRQYPFAHPAIYSLLSGRTLVVLGEDEAIVRKLVTALSIFVPNYSRSVKPVKHWVSSPLHIMDFQKWKLIGLQRVASPASAGTLHSLSRYSRYTSILDLDNKTLRCPLYRGTLVPRLADHRTQIKRGSTYYLHVQSMLTQLCSKAFLYTFCHHLHLPAHDKETEELVASRQASFLKLNLGLVNEDVKVVQYLAELLKLHYMQESHGTSHPTLRFDYVPSFLYKI